The Methanobacterium alcaliphilum nucleotide sequence TTTGGAGATGATGAAGAAGAATTATGGAAAAATAAATTACGTAGTGATAATGTTGTAATTGGTTACGATTACAAAAGATTCAGTAAACCACCAGTTATTGGGAGAAACCCATTAATTAGAGACAACACAATTATCTATAACGATGTTACCATAGGTGACAATTTAAGAACAGGACACAATGTCCTAATCCGAGAAAAAACCACTATCGGTGATGAAGTTCTCATTGGAACAAATACTGTCATTGAAGGTAATTCCAAAATTGGAAGTAATGTCAGTATTCAATCAAATGTATACATACCCACTAAAAGTTATATTGAAGATAACGTATTTATTGGTCCATGCGCTTGTTTTACTAATGATAGATATCCTATACGTGTTGATTATCGCCTAAAAGGACCTATTATTCGAAAAGGTGCATCAATTGGTGCAAATTCTACATTTTTATCCAATATCGAAGTAGGTGAGGGAGCCATGGTTGCTGCAGGAGCAATTGTCACTAGAAGTATTCCACCATGGTATTTAGCAATAGGAGCACCTGCTAAAATAAAACCACTTCCAGAAAAACTAAAAGTTTCAAATAATATTTAACCCCATATCTTATATAACTAATTAGAACGTTATAATATGATATCTGTTATTATTCCCATGTATGACGAGGAAGAAAATGTAGGCAATACTCTTTCTCAAGTTAATTCTATTTTAGATAATTTTTTTGATAAATATGAAATAATAGTAGTTGATGATGGTAGTTCAGATAGAACATTCGAGCTTGTCAGCGAAATTATTACCAAAAGCCCATCCATCAAAATAATTAAACATAGCATTAACCAAGGCATGGGTAAAGCTCTTCGAAGTGGTTTTAAGGAAGCTTCCGGAGATATTATTGTAACACTTGATGCAGATTTAAGTTATGATCCTAGAGATATACCTCTACTGGTGAAAGAACTCGGTGATAGTATAGATATAGTTGTAGGATCACAGTATATGCCTGGTGGTGAAACCGAAAATATACCTTTTTTTAGATTATTTTTAAGTAGAATGGCTAATAAGATAGTAGGATATTCTATGAATGGGAATTTAAGTACGGTTACAGGAATATTTCGAGCTTATAAAAAAGAAATCCTTGATTCAATTGAAATGGAATCAAATGGTACAGAAATTAACCCTGAAATTTTATCAAAAGCAAATGCCCTTGGTTATAAAATAAAGGAAGTTCCAGTGAAACTTAAAGGCAGAGTATTAGGCAAATCTAAAATCAAAATAAAAGCCACAACAATGACCCATATATTATTTACATTTTATGAAAGACCCATGATATTATTTGGCATTATCGGAATCATTTTATGTTTAATTGGAATTTTTAGCGCAATATACTTGTTTATTGAATATTTAAATAACACCCTGGATCCAACCAGGCCATTGATGTTATTTATGGTTCTAACGATACTTTCCGGTATTCAAATTCTTATTTTTGGATTTGTATCCACACAAATAAATCTTTTAAAAAGAGAGATTTATATTATTCAAAAAGAAAACAAACTTATTCGTAAAAAATTAAAATAAGTGAATTTTCAATTAAAATTTTTCAATTTTTTTCAATTTTGAGGTTAAACCATGCCAATCTCTATAATAATACCTATGTTTAATGAAGAAGAAAATGTTATTCGCACCATTAAAACATTGCAAGATATTCTACAAAATTATGATTATGAAATATTAATTATTGACGATGGAAGTTCTGATAAAACTTATAAGATTGCTAATGATTATGCACAGAATAACAATAATATCCATGTTTATAAACATAAAATTAATATCGGTCGTGGTCGCGCTTTAAGAACCGGTTTTGAAAATGCAGAGGGAGATATTTTTGTTACTTTAGATGCAGACTTGAGTTTTGATCCAATTTTCATACCCAAAATGATTGATGAACTTTTAAATGACCAAACATTAGATATTGTGATTGGTTCGCAATATATGAAAGGAGGGATTACTGAGGGAATTCCTTTTCATAGATTATTCATAAGCAAAGCAGCCAACAAAATTGTGGGATTTGCACTTAAAGAAAACTTAAATACTGTAACTGGAGTATTCAGAGCTTATAGAAAGGAAGTTTTCGATTATTTGGACTTGCAGTCCGAAGATAAAGAAATACATTTAGAGATTATATCCAAATCTTCTTCAATAGGCCTCAATATAAAAGAAATTCCAGTAATTCTAAGAAATAGGGAGTATGGGAAATCAAAAATGAAATTTAGATCCACTACAATTTCTCATTTGTTATTTACTTTTCAAGAAAAGCCAATGATATTATTTGGAATGGTTGGATTCTTAATGATATTAATTGGATTTTTATCTGGATTATATCTTATATTTGAATTTTTAACAGGTACATTAAATCCTACCCGACCTTTAATGATTTTTACTGCTCTTCTACTTTTATCTGGAATACAGATATTAATATTTGGTTTTGTATCAACTCAAATTGCGTTGATAAAAAAAGAAGTATATTTGATTCAAAAAGAGCTTAAACTAATTAAAAATAAATTAGATAAATAATATGGCTTTTCTAAACTTTATTTTCTTATTATTTTTATAAATCCAAAAAATCCCGGTATTAATGTGGTTAAAAATTGGGAATAGAATAGTGATATTGCTAAAGCAGTTCCCCCAGAAATACCCGCTAACCCCAATAAATAAACCACCACCACATCACCAGACCCTAATCCATTTAAGGTTAAAGGGAAGATTAAAGCCAAATTGATAATGGGGGCAATAGATAAAACATATAAAAAATTTACATCAACATTAAAAGAAAGACAAACCAGATAAAACTGAATATAAGATAAAATCCACCCTAAAAATGATATTAATACAGCTTTTGTTTTTAAATTTAAAGAAACCAAAAAGAAACTGTTCATTTTTTGATGATCTAAATTAATTTTTGTAAATATTTTGAATATTTTACTAATAAAACTCCATGGGATAATTTTAGGAATAAATATTAAAGTTCCAATTAGTATACACAGAACCAGTGATATAATAGCGTAAATATAAAAACCCATCCATAAAGAGCTAAAAAATCCAATTATAAAAATGGATAATAATGCAAGAAATTTATCCAAAATACTACTTGAAAGCATTTCTTCCTTAAGACCATGCCATTTGTATCCATAATACGATTTGGCCACATCACCCATACTGGCAGGCAAAAATATATTTAGTGCCACCCCAACTAAGGTGAGGTCATAAGCTTCCTTATATGAAACATGAGCTTTATCTTTATTTATTAATATTTTCCATCTCCACGCTCTTAGAAAAATGCTGAATGGTAGAATTATTAAAGCTAAAATAAATATTGCATTGATTTCCAATATACTTTCTATGAAAAGATTAAAATTTACCGTTTTGAACAAAAACAAAAGAAGAATTAAAGATATTACTATCTTAATAATGTTATTTTTTGTTTTAATATTGTAATTTGACATTATAATCCTATAATTCTTTGAATAAATTGTTTTTCATCTTCATTCTCATAGAAAAAGCTATGCCAAATGAAGTTATAGCCAACCCATATAATTTTACCTTTACCTATCCTTTGAACTCCAATAAGTAATTTATCATCTAATGTTGCTATACTCTCTAATTTATTTGGAGATAGAGCACTGTAAGTAGCCCCATACCAAATTCCATCTTCAGAAACAAACGGTGCAAATTTATAGGATTCATTAGAAAAAACAGGATTAATCCATAAAGTGGGGTTAGTTGGAAGCGCGCTTCGAGTAATAGTAGTATTAATAAAAACTGAATTATCCAGATTATACATCACACCATTTAAATTTCCTGATGCATCGATTACTACTGTTCCTCCGTTTTTAGTATATTCGCTGATGATTCTTTCTGCATTATTCCGATCATGCCACTTAAAATTATATAAAAACAGATAAGGATATTGTCGAAGTTCATCTGGAGAATAGTTATCGATATAAACAGACCTACCAATGCCAAATCGTCCGGCACTCCTAAGATCAAAGCGAAGATATGCCTTAAAATCTAAAACATCTTCAACATATCTATGCCAAGATGCACCAATATAAAAAATTTCAGTTTTGGGCGGAATTGTAGAATTTAAGCCATAAAGCTTGAACATTCCAATTTCTTTTACTACATCATAATAGGGCGAATCAATATCTTTTGAAGAGAAATAATAATCATACCCATTTTTTTCCAGATCATTTATAATATAACTTTGATTTGTATACGAAGACATAATATGAACATTCCTTTTTAAAATCCAACTTAAAGCAGGCCAATAATCAGAAACAATTTTTTTATTCCCATCATCTTTAACATTTTTCACATACCAAGACGCTAAATTATTAATATCTTTATTTACATTCATGGTTTCAGTGAACTCATCATTAGAAGGGATTTCCTGCACATATGTGAATGAAGAAGAAATTAAGAGTAAAATTAAGAGAGGATAAACAATTAAGTTAGTGACATTAACATTTTTAACATTAAATATTAATTTATCTGTAATTTCACTGAATCCCAATACTAAAAAATAGGATAGTGGGGCAATCATGGTTAAAAAATATCTATCCACTTTGACCCCATAAGAACTGTGGAATGCTAAGAAAGCAACTAACCATATGGCAATTGTTAAATCTAAAGCCAAAAATCTTTCAGAATCTCTAAAAATATTATAAATTAGTATGCATAATAAAAAGAAGATTAAGTCTGTGGTTATATAAGAAAATTTATTGAAACTAACTACAAAAGCAATCACAAGAATAGTTAACAATATATATTTTATTCTGTTCCTTTTTTTACCTAAATCAAAGGCATTTAATACTTTATTTTGAGTTTTAACTCTTTTAAAATTTCTTTTAATGATATTGTAGACATAAAACAAAATGCCAGCAATAGGGATAATAAATAAAGTATATGTTAAATTAGGCATTATTTTTGCATAATAAAGTGCAAAGTTTGGAATATTTTTTAGATAATAAAGATTATCTGCAATATAAGCAACTTTTTCGGCTTGTAACGATTCTGTTAAGCTTAGCGTAGAAATAAAAGGGAAAAATGGATCTCCATAAGTAATATAATATAAAATTAAAAATGGAGTTAATATTAATAATGATAGTAAAGCCGAGATTATAATATTTTTTAGATGTTTTAATAGGTTTTTGGTTGAAATGATGCAAAATATTAGAGGTAATATAATAAATGCCATATTATATCTTGTTAAAAATGAGATCATGAGTAGAGGAAATGCTAAATAAAAAAATTTAGAATTTTTATTAGTGGCAAGCACTGTTAAAAATACAGCCCAAATAGTGAAAGAAACTCCTGCGATATCAGTATAACCTGTTCCTACCCAAAGAAGCACCACCGGCGAACATGCATAAAACATAGCCCCGAAAAAACTTTTTAACTTGTCGAATCTTAGATTTAATAATAAAAACAAACCTATTACACCAAAAACGAATATTACTGCATCAACATAATATATTACAGACTCAGAAATATAATTAAATCTAAAAACTAATGAAACTAAAACAGATAAGAAAGGAGGCCGTTCTATTTCTACATACCCAATGCTTTTTCCAGCAAAATAAAGAGCATTAGATAAAAATGCATAAGTATCCCATGGAGGCCCAATAAAAAACTGCATTTTAACTCTATAAAATGCAATTAAACTAACAATAACAGTAAGTGATATTAAAAAACCAGCCAACCTCCAATTAGATTTAATATCACGAGAATTAGAAATGTCTGTTTTTGAATCATTTATTTGATCTTTCAATGAATCACCGAACTTAAATTATTCAGGATGAATGGTCATTAAATACTTACATCCATTATCTAAATCATTTTTAGATTAAAATGTTGCAGTTCAAGCCTTTGTCAATACATGTCAAGGGCCGTGCTTAATTTTCAATTACCCCTATTTGTTATATATTCAAACACTAATATCTAAATATATGGTTCAAAAAAAAATGAATTATTCCCTATATTCCTCATCCAATAATACCCATAAAGTAAATTCATCAGTAGATAATTCAATATTTTTGCCAACTCAATCTTATAAAAAAATTAAAACGTCTCTGGAAAATCTAGAAAAATCCCGAGGCAAAATCGTCCATATAGTGGGTGCTCCTGGAACAGGAAAGTCAACCAATATTTTCAAAGCTTTAGATGAATTAAACTTAAATGTATATGAAATTAGTACTTCTCTGTCCAACCCCCAAGCCAGATCAAAGGAAGTTTTTTGCGCACTTATAAAAGATTTAAAAGAATCATTGGGAGTTGCTACAAAAGAAGAAGCTTATAAAAAGCTTTCAAAATATGATGTTGTGCTTTTTGCTGATCAATTCCATGATAAACATTTATTAAAAAAAGATGTGATAGGGTTCAGTCTATGGACCCGTAATGTTGGATTCAAATCCATGCATTTTTATTTAATATGCATCAGAGAGTTCATAAAACATCAAAAAGAATTTAGAAAGATTAATATTGTTTTTCAAACTGCTTGGAGAGTCCGTTTTAGAGGTAAAAAATACGATCTTTTCACCGATTTCGGAGTTTTTTCACGAATTATTTTAAAAATTTTAGGCAAACTATCTCATGTTGTGGAAATCAAATACAATACTTCAGAAACTATAAGTATTGTTAAAGCCCACTTTAAAGATGTTGATGAAAAAAAAATAAGAAAATACATCAAGAAATATGGATGTAAACCTCGATTCATACTTCAAGAATTAGAAAATGAAAAATAGTCATTATCATTAACTGTACCTGTATTATACTCTTATTTTAAAATTAAGGAGAATATGATGCTTTTAACCCTTTTGAAGTCCACTAGATTAATATGGGCTGCTAAAAATGTTCATATGTATCTTCTGGCATTGACTTATGCTTATTTTGCTGAAATAATTTTAAATCCACTACAAATTTTAGAAGGATTAATTATAGTTTCATTGCTATGGGGAGCATTATATTCTTTGAATGACTTAACTGACTTAGAAGTGGATAGAAAAGATAAAACAAAATATAATAGGGCATTTATCCAGCAATATATAGATCCTAAAATTGTTATTTTATTTGTTGCTACTATTCTTATAATTGTTTTTGCAATTTCTATAATAACACTCCCCCCATTATTTACAATTATAATACTTTTAATGGTTATAAACCAGTTATTATACACTTTACCCCCAGTTAGACTGAAAGATACTGGTTTAGCTCCTTTTGCAAGCACATCTACTAATAATGTATTAAGGATTGCTTCTTGTTGTGTGTTGCTCAATAATGTGCTTTTAGTTCCCATAAGTGTTTATTTATTAATGTTTATTGCAGGTATGGGTACTTATTTAATGTATAAAGAAAAATCCCGGTCAATGAATGGATTAGCAGTTATATTCTGTTTATTATTAGCTTATATTTTAATGGTAGGAGATATGAATATGATGCAGGTTTTAATTGTTATTGTACCTCCATTTTTAGCAACCATACCATTATATTTGTCTAATTTCTTCGAAAAAGAAAAAATGGTCAATCTTGCAGATTTTTTATACCATAAAGTGGTCCTTATTTTTTATATAGCTTGTATTTTATTACTACTTTTATTATAAAAAAAGAAAATTCCTTAAAATCATCAACAGTAAAAAAAAAGATTATTCTTTATAAAAAATATAAAAACTAAAGCCAACTAATAAAATTAAAATAAAAAAAATTATTGAATTAGAATAATTTTCCTAATTTCAACAATGCTTTTGGAGATACTTTAACTAACTTTTTAACTAATTCTGCAGTGCTGATTTTTTCAAAATCACTGTCTTTAAAAGCATCAGCTATAGAATTTAGTTCATCATCATTTAAGGTCATCATGTAATCTTTAACTTTAAGGTACTTGTCTATAGAATCTCCAATTTCAGCCCTGCAATCTTTTTCATACTTTTTAAGTTTTTTCTCAGAAAAATCTCCTTCCTGTATGGATTCAGCAGCAACTTTACCTGCAATCATACCACCAGTCATTCCACTGATTATTCCCCCACCAGTTAAAGGATTTACCTGCCCCGCAGCGTCTCCTACAACCATTAAATTATCAGTGACTAATTTTTTAGGCATTCCACCAACAGGATCCCCACCAATATTTAATTCCACTGGTTGAGCATTTTGGGTAGCTGGGCAGTTTTTGACGAATTCCAATAAATGTTGATATGCAGTTTTATCAGTATTAGTAGTCAAAACCCCTAATCCTACATTTGCAATATCGTCTCCTTTAGGGAATATCCATGCATAACCGCCTGGTGCAACACTGCCAAAGTAGAATTCAATGCAGTTGTTATCTTCCATTTCCACACCCGCCATCTCAAATTGGGCTGCAGATTCCATATCTTTTGGTTTTACTGCAGTTTTTAGTCCACCCCATCGAGCAACTCTTGATTCAGGCCCATCTGCAGCAATAATTAGTTTTGCTTTAATCTGGAATTTTTCGTCCATTGATTCACAGTCAACAAGAAAACCATCTTCTACACGTTCCATTCCAGTTGCTAGAGTTTTAATTTTAATTTTAGCACCTGCTCTGGCTGCATCCATAGCCATGTGTTTGTCGAACACTTTTCTCTCTAAGATACATCCTGCTTCAGGTAAGTCAACTTTATCCGAAGTCAACCATACATTGGTACCATCAGGGGCTATTAAACGTACGCCATCTAATTCTTTAGTGATCCATCTAGGGCTTGGTTCAATCCCTAATGATTCCAGTCCCCCATTGGATACTCCTTCTGCACATCTTTTTGGTGCTCCTATTTCTGATTTTTTATCCATGATGAGTACTTTTGCTCCTCCTAAAGCAGCGTGTTTTGCAGCTGTAGAACCAGCGGGTCCAGCACCTATAACTAATACATCAGTTTCAATTAACATTATTACACCCTATTCCTCATTTTCCAGTGCGTTTACTGGGCAAACCTGGACACACAGGCTGCATTCTTTACATTGATCTTCATTGAAATTCAGTGTGAGTTCCCTTACTTCGATTAAATTACGGGGGCAAACTCCAGCGCATTCCCCACAATACATACACCATTCCTTTACTTTCATGTTTCTTACCTTTTTAGAATTAATAATAAGTTTAATATCATAGATTATAAGTCTTTAAGTGTTTTTATATATTATATTTACTATTTTTATATTAGTATAAAAAAGTGGCTTAAATAACTAATTAAGTATTAAAATATAATATATAATTTTATAGAATTAGTATAATATTTATTGAAGTGGTATAAAAGTTTAATTGGTTTTAGGAGTTATTGAAAATGGTAGAAAAAAAAGAAGATATGAAAAAAACGGCTGAAGAAGAGATAAATCAGGGAGTAGATAGTGAAAAAACTGAATCTAATTATAAAACAGAAAATCAGTCCGAAGATACTTCTAAAGATTTTACTAAAACGAAGATCCAGGCAGAAAAGTTAATCAATGATATAATTATTGGTATTCAGGACAAATCAGAAGAATTTGGTAAAGCCATAAATGATTATAAAAGATCCCTTCAAAAACCATTGACTGATGTTTTTGAAACTGAATATAGTATCGTTATAAAAATTGATCTTCCTGGTGTTAAAAAAGAAGACATTGATTTAGAAATAGCTGAGGATAGTATTGAAATTAAAGCCCTTTTTGAAGATGAAATAGCAGAAGAAACTAGTACATACCTACAAAAAGAGAGAAGTCATGGAAAAATAATTAGATCTTTAACTTTACCCACCATGATCAACGCAGAACAATCCAAAGCAGATTTTAAAGACGGTATTTTAACTGTTGATATGCCTAAAATAGAAAAGGAAGTTCATAAAGTTAATATAAATTAATTATCTATTATTTTTTAAATCAAGTTTGCTATCTGAATCCTTTTAGTTTGAGGTGTGCTTTTAAATAGTTTTTCTTAAACTATCAACTTAAACCTGCCTATTTCAATGGATTTTGGCTGTCGTTTATTTAAGTGAGAAAATTTATATTTTAGTGTATATCTTCATTAGTTTTGTTTTAAACTACAAAGTAGGTTTTCTTATGAATGAAATATCAAACGATTTAATTGAATCATTGAAGACGATGGGTCTTGCCGAATATGAAGCAAAAGTTTATTCTACTTTAGTATTATTTGAAAGAGCTGAAGTTAAAAAGATCTATGAATATTTAAATGTTCCTAAACCCAGCGTTTACCAGAGTCTTAAAAGTTTGATGGATAAAGGCCTGGTAATGAGAGTTAGTTCAAAACCAGCAATTTATAGAGCTATCCCTCCCAAGATTGCCCTCCGACATCTTATTGAGATACATGAAAATGCTGAAAAAAGTGCTCTTAGAGAACTGAAAAACCTCGAAAAAATTAATAAAGAATCCGAAGTTTCAGATATAATATGGACTCTTTTTGGGGAAAATAACGTGGAACATAGTATAGAAGAATTAATATTAAAATCTGAAACCTCAATGAAACTTATTCTTCCAACTGAATATTTAAAATATCTCTCTTTTGTTGATAACAAAGATTTGAGCATAGAACTTTTGATGTTTGGAACAGATTTAACCCTTTCCAATCAGTATCAACTAAATAATCTGAAAGTGCACAATGGTTATGGAATAGATGTTTCCGATTTTGGAATATTATCTAAATACCTGTTAGATTTACCTTTACCCCCAAAACAGTACTCAAAATTCATATTTGTTTTAATTGATAATGAAGAGTTTATGTATGTCCCGCCTTATCCTGGAAAAACTAAATCTGGAATTACATCCAAAAACCCATATATGATTGGATTAATGAAGATATTGTTCAGTGCAATATGGGAACATACTCCTGATGTAATCTGAAATGATCATTTGATTTTTTTTTAAGCCCTCCTTTTTTTTAATTTATTATAAAAATTGATTTTTTAAAAATCCAGACAAAATTAGAATTAGTAGTTTTAAAAAAAACTACCGTTAGGAAAGTTTATATACATCATCATTACTAATATATTCCCCCATCAGTAGTTATGTACTTAACTACCATTAAAAAAATGTTGTTTAAACTTATAAAAGGATGAATGCAATGATAAAAGGCGTTAAGGAAATTTTTAAAAACGATTTGAGGTCAATAAAAAACAATCCAGTAGTAATTTTTGTTATTTTAGTGATTATACTAATTCCTTCACTTTATGCACTACTAAATATTCAAGCAACATGGGATCCCTATGCCCGAACATCCAATATTCAAGTTGCAGTAGTAAATGGAGACATTGGTTATACAACCACAGAAGACACTTATAACGTAGGAAATACATTGATTGAAGAATTAAAAAATAATGAAAACTTTGATTGGCAGTTTGTTAATAAAGAAACAGCCCTAAACGGCGTTAAAAATGGAGATTATTACGCAGCCATCATAATACCCTCAAATTTTAGTGAACAATTACTATCTATAAAAACATCAACACCAGAACAGGCCAAAATAGAATACATCTCCAATGATAAATTAAATCCAGTAGCACCGAGACTTACTAATGCTGGAGCAGATGCAATACAAACAAAAATCAACAATGAAATCATTAAAACTATTAATGGAATCATCTTTGGCAAGCTCTCAGATATAGGTGGCCTAGTTAGCCAAAATAAAGCACAGTTTTTAAAACTCAAAGCATTTATGAATGAATTGAATGGGAAAATTGATTCAATCGATTCCACAATTGGCGAGGCAAATTCTGATTTAAATACGATAAATCAGATATGGCCAAAAATAAGTGCAGCATTGCCTGAAATACAAACTTACTCCAATTATGTTCGAGAAAAATACGATACATTATACAATCAAATAGATTCAAATCCCCAAAAAGCTTTAACAACAGTTCAAAACATGGAACTAAAGGTTAACACCACTATAACTGGGCTTAAATATGTTGATGCAATTTTAACCAGTTTATATAAATCAACAGGTGACCCTCAATTAAAACCAGTTATTGCACAAATTGAAGATAATATCAATAAAGCAAATAAAGTTCTGGATGTTTTACAAAAAGTAGAATCTGATATTAAAGCCGGAAAAAATCCTCAAGGTAGATTATCTCAACTTAAAACATTAATAGATGGGATGGATGACGGAGTAAATACTCTGGTAAAAAATAAATCGAATATCAGCAATAAAATCAGCAATGCAACGTCCAAGTTAGGTTTAGTTAATTCTAAGTGGCCATTATTTAAAAAAGAAATACCTATT carries:
- a CDS encoding TrmB family transcriptional regulator, translating into MNEISNDLIESLKTMGLAEYEAKVYSTLVLFERAEVKKIYEYLNVPKPSVYQSLKSLMDKGLVMRVSSKPAIYRAIPPKIALRHLIEIHENAEKSALRELKNLEKINKESEVSDIIWTLFGENNVEHSIEELILKSETSMKLILPTEYLKYLSFVDNKDLSIELLMFGTDLTLSNQYQLNNLKVHNGYGIDVSDFGILSKYLLDLPLPPKQYSKFIFVLIDNEEFMYVPPYPGKTKSGITSKNPYMIGLMKILFSAIWEHTPDVI
- a CDS encoding YhgE/Pip domain-containing protein, with translation MIKGVKEIFKNDLRSIKNNPVVIFVILVIILIPSLYALLNIQATWDPYARTSNIQVAVVNGDIGYTTTEDTYNVGNTLIEELKNNENFDWQFVNKETALNGVKNGDYYAAIIIPSNFSEQLLSIKTSTPEQAKIEYISNDKLNPVAPRLTNAGADAIQTKINNEIIKTINGIIFGKLSDIGGLVSQNKAQFLKLKAFMNELNGKIDSIDSTIGEANSDLNTINQIWPKISAALPEIQTYSNYVREKYDTLYNQIDSNPQKALTTVQNMELKVNTTITGLKYVDAILTSLYKSTGDPQLKPVIAQIEDNINKANKVLDVLQKVESDIKAGKNPQGRLSQLKTLIDGMDDGVNTLVKNKSNISNKISNATSKLGLVNSKWPLFKKEIPIATVKLNSISEDDLDKLIAFTNTDQGDVKNYFESPVELEKKHIYEIDTYGSALAPFYIPISLWIGCIISVAMITMRIKNGKKYSAETVYLGRMGLFLIISAFQALFVIVGSLLLHVQITSAILFAVTTLYISLCAMIIVYSMTSAFGNAGKALAIIILVLQITATGGIFPVEILPPFFQSIHPYLPLTYAVGALREVIAGVLWNTYWFNIALLTVFPVVAFGLTLLIKEKMDKRAQWTEQKLKDSGLF